In Sphaeramia orbicularis chromosome 15, fSphaOr1.1, whole genome shotgun sequence, a single genomic region encodes these proteins:
- the peli1b gene encoding E3 ubiquitin-protein ligase pellino homolog 1b, whose translation MYSPEQENISTTASTKVPVKYGELIVLGYNGSLPNGDRGRRKSRFALCKRPKANGVKPSTVHVACSPQAAKAISNKDQHSISYTLSRAQTVVVEYTHDSNTDMFQIGRSTESPIDFVVTDTVAGSQSNADTQSVQSTISRFACRIMCQRTPPYTARIYAAGFDSSKNIFLGEKAAKWKTSDGQMDGLTTNGVLVMHPRNGFTQDSKPGVWREISVCGNVFTLRETRSAQQRGKMVETESQELVDGSLIDLCGATLLWRTAEGLSRTPTLKHLEALRQEINAARPQCPVGFNTLAFPSMRRKDTPDEKQPWVYLHCGHVHGYHNWGNHREEREGREGRLRECPMCRAKGPYVPLWLGCEAGFYVDAAPPTHAFNPCGHVCSEKTASFWSQIPLPHGTHTFHAACPFCAQQLTGEQGYVRLIFQGPLD comes from the exons ATGTACTCCCCGGAGCAGGAAAACATCTCCACCACCGCCTCCACCAAAGTGCCAGTGAAGTATGGAGAGCTCATTGTGCTGGG GTACAATGGCTCTCTGCCTAATGGGGACCGAGGCAGACGTAAAAGTCGTTTTGCACTATGTAAGAGACCGAAGGCGAATGGGGTGAAACCCAGCACAGTTCACGTCGCCTGCTCTCCACAGGCAGCCAAG GCCATAAGCAACAAAGACCAGCACAGCATCTCTTACACTCTGTCTCGAGCGCAGACTGTGGTGGTGGAGTACACCCATGACAGCAATACAGACATGTTCCAG ATTGGCCGATCCACAGAGAGTCCTATAGACTTTGTTGTGACGGACACTGTGGCCGGCAGTCAGAGTAATGCAGATACTCAGTCGGTCCAGAGCACCATCTCCCGCTTTGCCTGCCGCATTATGTGCCAGCGCACGCCGCCTTACACCGCCCGCATCTATGCTGCGGGATTCGATTCCTCTAAGAACATCTTCCTCGGG GAGAAAGCTGCTAAGTGGAAGACGTCAGATGGTCAGATGGACGGGCTGACCACCAATGGCGTGCTAGTTATGCATCCTCGTAACGGCTTTACCCAGGATTCAAAGCCAGGCGTCTGGAGAGAAATCTCAGTCTGTGGCAACGTCTTCACCTTACGAGAAACCCGCTCAGCACAGCAACGGGGAAAGATG GTGGAGACTGAGTCTCAGGAGCTGGTGGACGGCTCTCTCATTGACCTCTGTGGTGCTACCCTGCTGTGGCGAACAGCTGAGGGCCTGTCCCGCACCCCCACCCTCAAACACCTGGAGGCGCTGAGGCAGGAGATCAATGCGGCCCGTCCACAGTGTCCCGTGGGCTTCAACACACTCGCCTTCCCGTCCATGCGGCGTAAGGACACACCTGATGAGAAACAGCCGTGGGTCTACCTCCACTGTGGCCATGTGCACGGCTACCACAACTGGGGCAACCACCGCGAGGAGCGCGAGGGCCGAGAGGGCCGGCTCAGGGAGTGCCCCATGTGCAGGGCCAAGGGGCCCTATGTGCCGCTGTGGCTGGGCTGCGAAGCGGGTTTTTATGTGGACGCCGCTCCACCCACACATGCCTTCAACCCCTGTGGCCACGTTTGCTCAGAGAAGACGGCGTCGTTTTGGAGTCAGATCCCACTGCCCCACGGCACACACACCTTCCACGCCGCCTGCCCGTTCTGCGCCCAGCAGCTGACGGGAGAACAGGGCTACGTCAGACTCATCTTCCAGGGCCCTCTGGACTGA